From Hermetia illucens chromosome 6, iHerIll2.2.curated.20191125, whole genome shotgun sequence, one genomic window encodes:
- the LOC119659171 gene encoding probable multidrug resistance-associated protein lethal(2)03659, producing MDSSKATELPENPRETANPLSNLFFCYTMPVFFKGRKKELVPSDLYKALKEHKSSTLGDKLCAAWENELKRAEAKGKSPSLLRATIRVFGLQIVLLGIILLILEFCIKVTQPLFLGSLVAFYSKPGGNITEAYLYAAAVILCSALNVAFVHPFMLSQVHCGMKLRVSMISMIYRKALRLSKTALGNTTAGQIVNLLSNDVGRLDLSMIFLHHLWVGPAETILVLYLMYEQIGVSAVAGVVFMLLFIPLQGYLGKKTSVLRLKTAIRTDERVRLMNEIVQGIQVIKMYAWEKPFGRLVALAREREIKMIRYTSYIRGVILSFIIFVTRVSIFMSLIVYALLGYHVSADKAFVIIAYYNILRQTMTVFFPQGISQLAETLVSLKRIEAYMLYAETQVKSPDDDKVVLEDNYETLTDKDTNGDQKIIHNGNKNNEQPIEEAHLELHEVVAKWDPDVAENTLDGISFTAKPGELVAVIGPVGAGKSSLIQILLGELPLDSGKTYIKGVVSYASQEPWLFTGTVRQNILFGQPMDRKRYKMVVKKCALERDFELLPFGDRTIVGERGASLSGGQKARISLARAVYRKAGIYLLDDPLSAVDTHVGKHLFEQCMREYLRDHIVILVTHQLQFLQQADKIIILEHGKVSAIGTYSELKESGLDFANLLAEPDKVETLDERVPSVNKLHQRQNSESSVNSAEEQQVVDTQMQVQEMQQFGSIGLSLYKKYFQAGGGMLLFCILTILCVGTQLLASGGDYFVSYWVDKEAARDVVNSTSTSGVNQTQIESSADSENMTDIYIFSAIIVGTVIVTLARSFLFFSVAMTSSINLHNHMYRGVTRATMYFFNTNPSGRILNRFSKDMGQVDEILPSVMMDVIQIFLSLAGIVVVVVVVNVWFLIPTVIMGVIFYNLRNFYLQTSRNIKRMEAVTRSPIFSHLSASLNGLSTIRTFGAQKVLINEFDNLQDSHSSVFFAFISTSRAFGFWLDCICVIYIATVTLSFFIMGNENGGSVGLAITQALGMTGMVQWGMRQSAELENTMTAVERVVEYETIEEEGALEAPAEKKPPKEWPNKGHIKFDHLYLRYFPDPDSDVVLKDLQIEIMPKEKIGIVGRTGAGKSSLINALFRLSYTEGAVLLDGIDTGEIGLHDLRTKISIIPQEPVLFSGSMRYNLDPFDEYSDAKLWQVLAEVKLKDVVTDLPFGLQSKISEGGSNFSVGQRQLVCLARAILRENKILVMDEATANVDPQTDALIQTTIREKFDNCTVLTIAHRLHTVMDSDKVLVMDAGKAVEFNAPYLLLTASEKQIFLGMAQQTGKATFNNLLKIAKAAYEANEAKKATDDADLKEKLN from the exons AGTCACACAACCCCTTTTTCTTGGGAGTCTAGTTGCATTCTATTCCAAACCCGGTGGAAACATTACTGAAGCTTATCTGTATGCCGCAGCTGTGATACTATGCAGTGCCCTAAATGTTGCCTTTGTCCATCCTTTTATGTTGAGTCAAGTGCACTGTGGAATGAAGTTACGTGTGTCCATGATTAGTATGATCTATCGAAAGGCTCTTCGCCTCAGCAAAACAGCCCTCGGGAATACTACGGCTGGCCAAATTGTGAACCTGTTGTCCAATGACGTTGGCCGCTTGGATTTATCAATGATCTTCCTTCACCATCTCTGGGTTGGTCCAGCAGAAACAATTTTAGTTTTATATCTCATGTATGAGCAG ATCGGTGTTTCGGCAGTGGCTGGCGTCGTTTTTATGTTGCTGTTCATACCACTTCAAGGGTACTTAGGAAAGAAGACTTCAGTTCTACGACTGAAGACTGCGATTAGGACGGATGAACGTGTGCGTCTGATGAATGAAATTGTCCAGGGCATTCAAGTGATCAAGATGTATGCCTGGGAAAAACCTTTTGGTAGATTGGTTGCCCTAGCACGTGAACGGGAAATCAAAATGATTCGATACACATCCTACATACGCGGAGTCATCttgtcctttattatttttgtaacGCGCGTTTCGATTTTCATGAGCTTGATAGTGTATGCTCTTCTGGGCTACCACGTTTCCGCAGACAAAGCTTTCGTTATTATCGCTTACTACAATATATTACGTCAAACTATGACCGTATTCTTTCCACAAG GAATCTCACAGCTGGCTGAAACCCTTGTCTCTTTGAAGAGAATTGAGGCATACATGCTCTATGCTGAGACACAAGTAAAGAGTCCGGACGACGATAAGGTTGTTCTTGAGGACAATTATGAGACACTCACTGACAAAGATACCAATGGAGATCAGAAAATAATTCATAATGGCAATAAGAATAATGAGCAACCAATTGAGGAAGCGCACCTCGAACTACACGAAGTCGTTGCCAAATGGGACCCAGACGTTGCTGAAAACACATTGGATGGAATAAGTTTCACCGCAAAACCGGGCGAATTGGTTGCAGTCATTGGACCGGTAGGAGCCGGTAAGTCCAG CTTGATTCAAATCCTACTCGGCGAACTACCACTCGACTCTGGAAAAACTTACATCAAAGGAGTGGTTTCGTATGCATCACAGGAGCCTTGGCTATTCACCGGTACCGTGCGTCAGAACATCCTCTTCGGTCAACCAATGGATAGGAAACGATACAAAATGGTAGTGAAAAAATGTGCACTAGAACGTGATTTTGAATTGCTTCCATTTGGTGATAGAACGATCGTAGGAGAACGCGGAGCTTCCCTATCCGGAGGCCAGAAGGCTCGAATAAGTTTAGCCCGAGCCGTTTATAGGAAAGCTGGAATCTACCTTCTCGATGATCCTCTAAGTGCTGTGGATACTCACGTCGGCAAACATTTGTTTGAGCAGTGTATGAGGGAATATCTTCGCGACCATATCGTAATCCTGGTCACACATCAGCTACAATTCCTCCAACAAGCAGATAAGATTATAATTTTGGAACACGGAAAAGTTAGCGCAATTGGAACGTATTCTGAACTGAAGGAAAGTGGGTTAGACTTCGCTAATTTACTTGCGGAGCCTGACAAAGTCGAAACCCTCGATGAGCGCGTTCCAAGTGTCAACAAACTTCACCAGAGACAAAACAGTGAATCCTCGGTGAACTCAGCCGAGGAGCAACAAGTTGTGGATACTCAAATGCAAGTTCAAGAGATGCAACAGTTTGGCTCGATTGGGCTTAGCCTTTACAAGAAATATTTTCAAGCAGGAGGTGGTATGCTCCTGTTTTGCATATTGACCATTTTGTGTGTTGGTACGCAACTATTAGCTTCTGGCGGTGATTATTTCGTTTCCTATTG GGTGGATAAAGAAGCAGCACGTGATGTGGTCAATTCAACAAGCACTAGTGGAGTCAACCAAACACAGATTGAATCCTCGGCGGACAGCGAAAACATGACAGACATCtatatattctctgctatcaTTGTGGGCACTGTGATAGTAACACTAGCTAGAAGTTTTCTCTTCTTCAGTGTAGCCATGACCTCGTCAATAAACCTCCACAACCACATGTACCGTGGCGTGACACGTGCCACAATGTACTTTTTCAACACAAATCCGTCGGGCAGAATCCTCAACCGATTCTCGAAGGATATGGGTCAGGTTGATGAGATTCTGCCATCTGTAATGATGGACGTAATACAGATCTTCCTCTCGCTTGCCGGCATTGTAGTCGTAGTCGTAGTAGTTAACGTGTGGTTCCTCATACCAACCGTTATAATGGGAGTGATATTCTACAATCTGCGGAACTTCTATTTGCAAACTTCGCGGAATATCAAACGTATGGAAGCAGTGA CTCGGTCACCCATCTTTTCGCATCTCTCGGCCTCACTAAATGGGCTGTCAACAATACGAACTTTCGGTGCTCAAAAAGTTCTTATCAACGAGTTCGATAATCTTCAGGATTCCCACAGTTCGGTCTTCTTCGCGTTCATATCTACAAGTCGTGCTTTTGGATTTTGGTTGGACTGCATTTGCGTGATATACATTGCCACAGTTACGCTAAGTTTCTTTATAATGGGCAACGAGAACGGTGGAAGCGTTGGTTTGGCAATTACCCAAGCCCTAGGAATGACTGGTATGGTGCAATGGGGAATGCGTCAATCGGCCGAACTCGAAAACACGATGACCGCAGTGGAAAGAGTAGTTGAGTATGAAACGATTGAGGAAGAGGGAGCGCTTGAAGCGCCGGCGGAAAAGAAACCACCAAAAGAATGGCCTAATAAGGGTCATATCAAGTTCGACCATCTCTACCTCAGATATTTCCCTGATCCGGATTCAGATGTTGTTTTAAAGGACTTGCAAATCGAAATCATGCCAAAGGAAAAAATAGGAATCGTCGGTCGCACGGGCGCTGGCAAGTCATCGCTCATCAATGCCTTGTTTCGGTTATCGTACACTGAAGGCGCTGTCTTGCTAGACGGAATAGACACCGGCGAAATAGGACTACACGATCTGCGAACAAAAATCTCCATTATTCCTCAAGAACCTGTGCTCTTTTCAGGATCAATGCGTTACAATCTGGATCCGTTCGATGAATACTCTGATGCAAAGCTGTGGCAAGTTCTAGCCGAGGTCAAGCTTAAGGACGTGGTCACGGATCTTCCGTTTGGACTCCAAAGCAAAATTTCCGAAGGTGGAAGTAACTTCAGCGTTGGACAACGACAATTGGTTTGTTTGGCACGTGCTATTCTACGAGAAAACAAAATACTTGTAATGGACGAAGCAACTGCCAATGTGGACCCTCAAACAGATGCCTTGATTCAGACTACGATCCGTGAAAAATTCGATAATTGCACAGTATTGACGATAGCACATCGACTACACACTGTTATGGATTCCGATAAGGTGTTAGTGATGGATGCGGGAAAGGCAGTTGAATTCAACGCTCCGTATTTGTTACTAACGGCATCGGAGAAACAAATTTTCCTAGGCATGGCACAGCAAACTGGAAAAGCAACGTTTAACAACTTGCTGAAAATAGCGAAGGCG